A genome region from Passer domesticus isolate bPasDom1 chromosome 27, bPasDom1.hap1, whole genome shotgun sequence includes the following:
- the ETV4 gene encoding ETS translocation variant 4 isoform X4 — translation MKGYLDQQVPFTFPQQPPGPALPAGRAVLGAARTTGEPPVPPEQDSEAQVPDNDEQFVPDFHSENLAFHSPPAKIKKEPQSPSELSCSHEQPLHKSEQCLYASAYDQPRESPSPGVLIQPPLQQFPSQDRSFLSPAGPPHSTSSCGFLSENSSAYQPPLEMCHSFPASQEDPIAYQCQLPKPCLQYPHQGFKQEQHDPQYEPARQAGSRQQYPAAVVVKQEQLDYLYEPDVPDCPSMYMNAESYPSLSNTEDPLGCSYDKQMRSFTDDVCVVPEKFEAGDIKQEGGGYREGPPYQRRGSLQLWQFLVALLDNPTNSHFIAWTGRGMEFKLIEPEEVARLWGIQKNRPAMNYDKLSRSLRYYYEKGIMQKVAGERYVYKFVCEPEALFSMAFPEQPRPALKAELELSEEDTLPLSHLGDNSSYLPDLGSFPAQLYSKGYSY, via the exons ATGAAGGGGTACCTGGACCAGCAGGTGCCGTTCACGTTCCCGCAG CAGCCCCCgggccccgcgctgcccgcggGCCGAGCCGTGCTGGGCGCTGCCAGGACTACCGGGGAGCCGCCCGTGCCGCCGGAGCAGGACTCGGAAG CTCAGGTTCCAGACAATGATGAGCAATTTGTGCCTGACTTCCATTCAGAAAACT TAGCTTTTCACAGTCCTCCTGCAAAGATCAAAAAGGAGCCCCAGAGCCCCTCGGAGCTGTCCTGCAGCCACGAGCAGCCACTCCACAAGAGCGAGCAGTGCCTTTATGCCAG TGCCTATGACCAGCCCAGAGagtcccccagccctggagtCCTGATTCAGCCCCCGCTGCAGCAGttccccagccaggacaggagcttcctgagccctgcagggccacccCACTCCACATCCAGCTGCGGGTTCCTCAGCGAGAACAG CTCTGCCTATCAGCCACCTCTGGAGATGTGCcattccttcccagcctcccaggAAGACCCCATTGCCTACCAGTGCCAGCTGCCCAAGCCCTGCCTCCAGTACCCTCACCAGGGCTTCAAGCAGGAGCAGCACGACCCCCAGTACGAGCCagcaaggcaggcaggcagcaggcagcagtacccagcagctgtggtggtcaagcaggagcagctggattACCTGTACGAGCCAG ATGTTCCTGACTGTCCTTCCATGTACATGAATGCTGAGAGTTACCCAAGCCTGTCAAACACAGAAGATCCATTAG GCTGCAGCTATGACAAGCAGATGAGGTCCTTCACTGATGATGTCTGTGTTGTTCCAGAGAAATTTGAAG CAGGGGACATCAAGCAGGAAGGTGGAGGGTACCGGGAAGGACCCCCCTACCAGAGACGGGGCTCGCTCCAGCTCTGGCAGTTCCTCGTGGCTCTCTTGGACAATCCCACCAATTCCCACTTCATCGCCTGGACTGGCAGAGGAATGGAGTTCAAGCTCATTGAGCCAGAGGAG GTGGCCAGGCTGTGGGGGATCCAGAAGAACCGTCCAGCCATGAACTACGACAAGCTGAGCCGGTCTCTGCGCTACTATTATGAGAAAGGCATCATGCAGAAG GTGGCTGGGGAGCGCTATGTGTACAAGTTTGTGTGTGAGCCTGAGGCTCTGTTCTCCATGGCCTTCCCCGAGCAGCCGCGGCCGGCGCTGAAGGCGGAGCTGGAGCTCAGCGAGGAGGACAcgctgcccctgtcccacctgGGTGACAACAGCTCCTACCTGCCAGACCTTGGCagcttccctgcacagctctACAGCAAAGGCTACAGCTACTAG
- the ETV4 gene encoding ETS translocation variant 4 isoform X3: MKGYLDQQVPFTFPQQPPGPALPAGRAVLGAARTTGEPPVPPEQDSEELFQDLRQLQETWLTEAQVPDNDEQFVPDFHSENLAFHSPPAKIKKEPQSPSELSCSHEQPLHKSEQCLYASAYDQPRESPSPGVLIQPPLQQFPSQDRSFLSPAGPPHSTSSCGFLSENSSAYQPPLEMCHSFPASQEDPIAYQCQLPKPCLQYPHQGFKQEQHDPQYEPARQAGSRQQYPAAVVVKQEQLDYLYEPDVPDCPSMYMNAESYPSLSNTEDPLGCSYDKQMRSFTDDVCVVPEKFEGDIKQEGGGYREGPPYQRRGSLQLWQFLVALLDNPTNSHFIAWTGRGMEFKLIEPEEVARLWGIQKNRPAMNYDKLSRSLRYYYEKGIMQKVAGERYVYKFVCEPEALFSMAFPEQPRPALKAELELSEEDTLPLSHLGDNSSYLPDLGSFPAQLYSKGYSY, encoded by the exons ATGAAGGGGTACCTGGACCAGCAGGTGCCGTTCACGTTCCCGCAG CAGCCCCCgggccccgcgctgcccgcggGCCGAGCCGTGCTGGGCGCTGCCAGGACTACCGGGGAGCCGCCCGTGCCGCCGGAGCAGGACTCGGAAG AGCTCTTCCAGGACCTGCGGCAGCTCCAGGAGACCTGGCTGACTGAAG CTCAGGTTCCAGACAATGATGAGCAATTTGTGCCTGACTTCCATTCAGAAAACT TAGCTTTTCACAGTCCTCCTGCAAAGATCAAAAAGGAGCCCCAGAGCCCCTCGGAGCTGTCCTGCAGCCACGAGCAGCCACTCCACAAGAGCGAGCAGTGCCTTTATGCCAG TGCCTATGACCAGCCCAGAGagtcccccagccctggagtCCTGATTCAGCCCCCGCTGCAGCAGttccccagccaggacaggagcttcctgagccctgcagggccacccCACTCCACATCCAGCTGCGGGTTCCTCAGCGAGAACAG CTCTGCCTATCAGCCACCTCTGGAGATGTGCcattccttcccagcctcccaggAAGACCCCATTGCCTACCAGTGCCAGCTGCCCAAGCCCTGCCTCCAGTACCCTCACCAGGGCTTCAAGCAGGAGCAGCACGACCCCCAGTACGAGCCagcaaggcaggcaggcagcaggcagcagtacccagcagctgtggtggtcaagcaggagcagctggattACCTGTACGAGCCAG ATGTTCCTGACTGTCCTTCCATGTACATGAATGCTGAGAGTTACCCAAGCCTGTCAAACACAGAAGATCCATTAG GCTGCAGCTATGACAAGCAGATGAGGTCCTTCACTGATGATGTCTGTGTTGTTCCAGAGAAATTTGAAG GGGACATCAAGCAGGAAGGTGGAGGGTACCGGGAAGGACCCCCCTACCAGAGACGGGGCTCGCTCCAGCTCTGGCAGTTCCTCGTGGCTCTCTTGGACAATCCCACCAATTCCCACTTCATCGCCTGGACTGGCAGAGGAATGGAGTTCAAGCTCATTGAGCCAGAGGAG GTGGCCAGGCTGTGGGGGATCCAGAAGAACCGTCCAGCCATGAACTACGACAAGCTGAGCCGGTCTCTGCGCTACTATTATGAGAAAGGCATCATGCAGAAG GTGGCTGGGGAGCGCTATGTGTACAAGTTTGTGTGTGAGCCTGAGGCTCTGTTCTCCATGGCCTTCCCCGAGCAGCCGCGGCCGGCGCTGAAGGCGGAGCTGGAGCTCAGCGAGGAGGACAcgctgcccctgtcccacctgGGTGACAACAGCTCCTACCTGCCAGACCTTGGCagcttccctgcacagctctACAGCAAAGGCTACAGCTACTAG
- the ETV4 gene encoding ETS translocation variant 4 isoform X1 yields MKGYLDQQVPFTFPQQPPGPALPAGRAVLGAARTTGEPPVPPEQDSEELFQDLRQLQETWLTEAQVPDNDEQFVPDFHSENLAFHSPPAKIKKEPQSPSELSCSHEQPLHKSEQCLYASAYDQPRESPSPGVLIQPPLQQFPSQDRSFLSPAGPPHSTSSCGFLSENSSAYQPPLEMCHSFPASQEDPIAYQCQLPKPCLQYPHQGFKQEQHDPQYEPARQAGSRQQYPAAVVVKQEQLDYLYEPDVPDCPSMYMNAESYPSLSNTEDPLGCSYDKQMRSFTDDVCVVPEKFEAGDIKQEGGGYREGPPYQRRGSLQLWQFLVALLDNPTNSHFIAWTGRGMEFKLIEPEEVARLWGIQKNRPAMNYDKLSRSLRYYYEKGIMQKVAGERYVYKFVCEPEALFSMAFPEQPRPALKAELELSEEDTLPLSHLGDNSSYLPDLGSFPAQLYSKGYSY; encoded by the exons ATGAAGGGGTACCTGGACCAGCAGGTGCCGTTCACGTTCCCGCAG CAGCCCCCgggccccgcgctgcccgcggGCCGAGCCGTGCTGGGCGCTGCCAGGACTACCGGGGAGCCGCCCGTGCCGCCGGAGCAGGACTCGGAAG AGCTCTTCCAGGACCTGCGGCAGCTCCAGGAGACCTGGCTGACTGAAG CTCAGGTTCCAGACAATGATGAGCAATTTGTGCCTGACTTCCATTCAGAAAACT TAGCTTTTCACAGTCCTCCTGCAAAGATCAAAAAGGAGCCCCAGAGCCCCTCGGAGCTGTCCTGCAGCCACGAGCAGCCACTCCACAAGAGCGAGCAGTGCCTTTATGCCAG TGCCTATGACCAGCCCAGAGagtcccccagccctggagtCCTGATTCAGCCCCCGCTGCAGCAGttccccagccaggacaggagcttcctgagccctgcagggccacccCACTCCACATCCAGCTGCGGGTTCCTCAGCGAGAACAG CTCTGCCTATCAGCCACCTCTGGAGATGTGCcattccttcccagcctcccaggAAGACCCCATTGCCTACCAGTGCCAGCTGCCCAAGCCCTGCCTCCAGTACCCTCACCAGGGCTTCAAGCAGGAGCAGCACGACCCCCAGTACGAGCCagcaaggcaggcaggcagcaggcagcagtacccagcagctgtggtggtcaagcaggagcagctggattACCTGTACGAGCCAG ATGTTCCTGACTGTCCTTCCATGTACATGAATGCTGAGAGTTACCCAAGCCTGTCAAACACAGAAGATCCATTAG GCTGCAGCTATGACAAGCAGATGAGGTCCTTCACTGATGATGTCTGTGTTGTTCCAGAGAAATTTGAAG CAGGGGACATCAAGCAGGAAGGTGGAGGGTACCGGGAAGGACCCCCCTACCAGAGACGGGGCTCGCTCCAGCTCTGGCAGTTCCTCGTGGCTCTCTTGGACAATCCCACCAATTCCCACTTCATCGCCTGGACTGGCAGAGGAATGGAGTTCAAGCTCATTGAGCCAGAGGAG GTGGCCAGGCTGTGGGGGATCCAGAAGAACCGTCCAGCCATGAACTACGACAAGCTGAGCCGGTCTCTGCGCTACTATTATGAGAAAGGCATCATGCAGAAG GTGGCTGGGGAGCGCTATGTGTACAAGTTTGTGTGTGAGCCTGAGGCTCTGTTCTCCATGGCCTTCCCCGAGCAGCCGCGGCCGGCGCTGAAGGCGGAGCTGGAGCTCAGCGAGGAGGACAcgctgcccctgtcccacctgGGTGACAACAGCTCCTACCTGCCAGACCTTGGCagcttccctgcacagctctACAGCAAAGGCTACAGCTACTAG
- the ETV4 gene encoding ETS translocation variant 4 isoform X5, producing MKGYLDQQVPFTFPQPPGPALPAGRAVLGAARTTGEPPVPPEQDSEAQVPDNDEQFVPDFHSENLAFHSPPAKIKKEPQSPSELSCSHEQPLHKSEQCLYASAYDQPRESPSPGVLIQPPLQQFPSQDRSFLSPAGPPHSTSSCGFLSENSSAYQPPLEMCHSFPASQEDPIAYQCQLPKPCLQYPHQGFKQEQHDPQYEPARQAGSRQQYPAAVVVKQEQLDYLYEPDVPDCPSMYMNAESYPSLSNTEDPLGCSYDKQMRSFTDDVCVVPEKFEAGDIKQEGGGYREGPPYQRRGSLQLWQFLVALLDNPTNSHFIAWTGRGMEFKLIEPEEVARLWGIQKNRPAMNYDKLSRSLRYYYEKGIMQKVAGERYVYKFVCEPEALFSMAFPEQPRPALKAELELSEEDTLPLSHLGDNSSYLPDLGSFPAQLYSKGYSY from the exons ATGAAGGGGTACCTGGACCAGCAGGTGCCGTTCACGTTCCCGCAG CCCCCgggccccgcgctgcccgcggGCCGAGCCGTGCTGGGCGCTGCCAGGACTACCGGGGAGCCGCCCGTGCCGCCGGAGCAGGACTCGGAAG CTCAGGTTCCAGACAATGATGAGCAATTTGTGCCTGACTTCCATTCAGAAAACT TAGCTTTTCACAGTCCTCCTGCAAAGATCAAAAAGGAGCCCCAGAGCCCCTCGGAGCTGTCCTGCAGCCACGAGCAGCCACTCCACAAGAGCGAGCAGTGCCTTTATGCCAG TGCCTATGACCAGCCCAGAGagtcccccagccctggagtCCTGATTCAGCCCCCGCTGCAGCAGttccccagccaggacaggagcttcctgagccctgcagggccacccCACTCCACATCCAGCTGCGGGTTCCTCAGCGAGAACAG CTCTGCCTATCAGCCACCTCTGGAGATGTGCcattccttcccagcctcccaggAAGACCCCATTGCCTACCAGTGCCAGCTGCCCAAGCCCTGCCTCCAGTACCCTCACCAGGGCTTCAAGCAGGAGCAGCACGACCCCCAGTACGAGCCagcaaggcaggcaggcagcaggcagcagtacccagcagctgtggtggtcaagcaggagcagctggattACCTGTACGAGCCAG ATGTTCCTGACTGTCCTTCCATGTACATGAATGCTGAGAGTTACCCAAGCCTGTCAAACACAGAAGATCCATTAG GCTGCAGCTATGACAAGCAGATGAGGTCCTTCACTGATGATGTCTGTGTTGTTCCAGAGAAATTTGAAG CAGGGGACATCAAGCAGGAAGGTGGAGGGTACCGGGAAGGACCCCCCTACCAGAGACGGGGCTCGCTCCAGCTCTGGCAGTTCCTCGTGGCTCTCTTGGACAATCCCACCAATTCCCACTTCATCGCCTGGACTGGCAGAGGAATGGAGTTCAAGCTCATTGAGCCAGAGGAG GTGGCCAGGCTGTGGGGGATCCAGAAGAACCGTCCAGCCATGAACTACGACAAGCTGAGCCGGTCTCTGCGCTACTATTATGAGAAAGGCATCATGCAGAAG GTGGCTGGGGAGCGCTATGTGTACAAGTTTGTGTGTGAGCCTGAGGCTCTGTTCTCCATGGCCTTCCCCGAGCAGCCGCGGCCGGCGCTGAAGGCGGAGCTGGAGCTCAGCGAGGAGGACAcgctgcccctgtcccacctgGGTGACAACAGCTCCTACCTGCCAGACCTTGGCagcttccctgcacagctctACAGCAAAGGCTACAGCTACTAG
- the ETV4 gene encoding ETS translocation variant 4 isoform X2, translated as MKGYLDQQVPFTFPQPPGPALPAGRAVLGAARTTGEPPVPPEQDSEELFQDLRQLQETWLTEAQVPDNDEQFVPDFHSENLAFHSPPAKIKKEPQSPSELSCSHEQPLHKSEQCLYASAYDQPRESPSPGVLIQPPLQQFPSQDRSFLSPAGPPHSTSSCGFLSENSSAYQPPLEMCHSFPASQEDPIAYQCQLPKPCLQYPHQGFKQEQHDPQYEPARQAGSRQQYPAAVVVKQEQLDYLYEPDVPDCPSMYMNAESYPSLSNTEDPLGCSYDKQMRSFTDDVCVVPEKFEAGDIKQEGGGYREGPPYQRRGSLQLWQFLVALLDNPTNSHFIAWTGRGMEFKLIEPEEVARLWGIQKNRPAMNYDKLSRSLRYYYEKGIMQKVAGERYVYKFVCEPEALFSMAFPEQPRPALKAELELSEEDTLPLSHLGDNSSYLPDLGSFPAQLYSKGYSY; from the exons ATGAAGGGGTACCTGGACCAGCAGGTGCCGTTCACGTTCCCGCAG CCCCCgggccccgcgctgcccgcggGCCGAGCCGTGCTGGGCGCTGCCAGGACTACCGGGGAGCCGCCCGTGCCGCCGGAGCAGGACTCGGAAG AGCTCTTCCAGGACCTGCGGCAGCTCCAGGAGACCTGGCTGACTGAAG CTCAGGTTCCAGACAATGATGAGCAATTTGTGCCTGACTTCCATTCAGAAAACT TAGCTTTTCACAGTCCTCCTGCAAAGATCAAAAAGGAGCCCCAGAGCCCCTCGGAGCTGTCCTGCAGCCACGAGCAGCCACTCCACAAGAGCGAGCAGTGCCTTTATGCCAG TGCCTATGACCAGCCCAGAGagtcccccagccctggagtCCTGATTCAGCCCCCGCTGCAGCAGttccccagccaggacaggagcttcctgagccctgcagggccacccCACTCCACATCCAGCTGCGGGTTCCTCAGCGAGAACAG CTCTGCCTATCAGCCACCTCTGGAGATGTGCcattccttcccagcctcccaggAAGACCCCATTGCCTACCAGTGCCAGCTGCCCAAGCCCTGCCTCCAGTACCCTCACCAGGGCTTCAAGCAGGAGCAGCACGACCCCCAGTACGAGCCagcaaggcaggcaggcagcaggcagcagtacccagcagctgtggtggtcaagcaggagcagctggattACCTGTACGAGCCAG ATGTTCCTGACTGTCCTTCCATGTACATGAATGCTGAGAGTTACCCAAGCCTGTCAAACACAGAAGATCCATTAG GCTGCAGCTATGACAAGCAGATGAGGTCCTTCACTGATGATGTCTGTGTTGTTCCAGAGAAATTTGAAG CAGGGGACATCAAGCAGGAAGGTGGAGGGTACCGGGAAGGACCCCCCTACCAGAGACGGGGCTCGCTCCAGCTCTGGCAGTTCCTCGTGGCTCTCTTGGACAATCCCACCAATTCCCACTTCATCGCCTGGACTGGCAGAGGAATGGAGTTCAAGCTCATTGAGCCAGAGGAG GTGGCCAGGCTGTGGGGGATCCAGAAGAACCGTCCAGCCATGAACTACGACAAGCTGAGCCGGTCTCTGCGCTACTATTATGAGAAAGGCATCATGCAGAAG GTGGCTGGGGAGCGCTATGTGTACAAGTTTGTGTGTGAGCCTGAGGCTCTGTTCTCCATGGCCTTCCCCGAGCAGCCGCGGCCGGCGCTGAAGGCGGAGCTGGAGCTCAGCGAGGAGGACAcgctgcccctgtcccacctgGGTGACAACAGCTCCTACCTGCCAGACCTTGGCagcttccctgcacagctctACAGCAAAGGCTACAGCTACTAG